GGGCGTTCGATTGCGCATAACCGAGCAGCACCAGCGTGTCGCCGCTCTGCTTCACGTCCTTCAGGTAGATCCCTTCGGGCGTCTGCCGCGCCAGCTGGTCCATCACGTGGACGGTTTCGGCGCGGTTCGACTGCAGCCGCTCGACGACCGTCTTGCGATCGAGCAGCGCCTGGCGCTCGCTCTTGAGCTTCTCGATCTCGGCGATCTCGCGGTCGAGCTTGGCATTCTCTTCGGTGATGAAGCGGTTACGCTCTTCCTGCGTTTCGATGCGGGCGTTGTAGAACAGGTAGCCGGCGATGACGACGCCGACAGCGGCGAGAAAACTCGCCCCCAGCATGCCGAGGTAACGGCGCTGCCGTGCCAGCCGCTTTTGCTCGCGGTGGGGAAGCAGGTTAATCCGGATCATGACGGGTCAAACCTCCGCATCGCCAGTCCGCAGGCGATCAGCAGCGACGGCGCGTCGAGCTGGATCTGCTTGCCGCGGATCTTGCCGGTCGCCATGCCGAAAAATGGATTCGCCCGCATCGTGCTCGGCACCTGGGCGCGGTTCGACACCGCCTCATCGAGACCGTGGATCGCGCTGCAGCCGCCGGCGAGCAGGATGTGGTCGACCGAGTTGTAATTGCTCGACGTATAGAAGAACTGCAGCGAGCGCGAGATTTCCAGCGCCAGCGTATCGATAAAGGGCTGCAGCACTTCGGGCTCGTAGTTGTCGGGCAGGCCGCCCGACTTCTTCGCTTGCTCGGCCTCTTCGGCCGACAGACCGAACTTGCGCTGGATTTCCTGCGTCAGCTGATTGCCGGCGTAGGCCTGGTCGCGGCTGTAGATCGACTGGCCGTCCTTGAAGATGTTGACGTGCATCGCCGTCGAGCCGATGTCGACGACGGCGACAATCTGGTTCTCGCCCTGGCCGGGCAGTTGCGGCCGCATCAGCTCGAACGCGGCCTGGGTCGCGTACGACTCGACATCGACCACGCTCG
This window of the Jeongeupia sp. USM3 genome carries:
- a CDS encoding PilN domain-containing protein; this translates as MIRINLLPHREQKRLARQRRYLGMLGASFLAAVGVVIAGYLFYNARIETQEERNRFITEENAKLDREIAEIEKLKSERQALLDRKTVVERLQSNRAETVHVMDQLARQTPEGIYLKDVKQSGDTLVLLGYAQSNARVSTLMRNLNDSETFEQPLLIEVKSAQVGNQRLSEFTLNIKITRSGGDEPAASKPAAAPRA
- a CDS encoding pilus assembly protein PilM: MLSLDFLKPKAPPLIGVDISSSAVKMVELGMVGRNYSLERYVIEPLPKDAVSDGNIANMDVVGEAVRRAWRHLDSRIKNVAIALPAASVISKKILVPAGLSERELETQVEMEANQYIPFSLDEVNLDFQVLGPSAAVPEEEEVLIAAAKKEKVDERVAVIEAAALKASVVDVESYATQAAFELMRPQLPGQGENQIVAVVDIGSTAMHVNIFKDGQSIYSRDQAYAGNQLTQEIQRKFGLSAEEAEQAKKSGGLPDNYEPEVLQPFIDTLALEISRSLQFFYTSSNYNSVDHILLAGGCSAIHGLDEAVSNRAQVPSTMRANPFFGMATGKIRGKQIQLDAPSLLIACGLAMRRFDPS